A genomic region of Azoarcus sp. KH32C contains the following coding sequences:
- the cyoE gene encoding heme o synthase, whose protein sequence is MPVAKTLSPETAAVGRRLHAFYVLTKPRVNTLIVFCAIIGMFLAVPDGLPPPATVLAATVGIACVAGAAAAINCLIEAHIDARMTRTRGRPLPRGELAPGETLAFAAGLGGAGLALLHLLVNPLTMWLTLATFVGYAVVYTVLLKPRTPQNIVIGGASGAMPPVLGWAAITGDVSADALLLFLIIFAWTPPHFWSLALYRSADYARAGLPMLPVTHGSEFTRLSVLLYTCILLGVTLLPFATRMSGLPYLLAALGLGAVFLRHAWGLYVSYSDGRARKTFRYSILYLFLLFAALLADHYLRF, encoded by the coding sequence ATGCCCGTCGCGAAAACGCTTTCGCCTGAAACGGCCGCCGTCGGCCGCCGCCTGCACGCCTTCTATGTGCTCACGAAGCCGCGGGTCAATACGCTGATCGTCTTTTGCGCGATCATCGGCATGTTCCTCGCGGTGCCCGATGGCTTGCCGCCGCCGGCCACGGTACTCGCCGCGACCGTCGGCATCGCCTGCGTCGCGGGCGCTGCCGCCGCGATCAACTGCCTGATCGAGGCGCACATCGATGCCCGCATGACCCGCACCCGCGGCCGTCCCTTGCCGCGCGGCGAGCTCGCGCCGGGCGAAACGCTCGCTTTTGCCGCGGGGCTCGGCGGGGCAGGGCTCGCGCTGCTCCACCTGCTCGTGAATCCGCTGACGATGTGGCTCACGCTGGCGACCTTCGTCGGCTACGCGGTCGTCTATACGGTGCTGCTCAAGCCGCGCACGCCCCAGAACATCGTGATCGGCGGAGCTTCCGGCGCGATGCCGCCGGTGCTCGGCTGGGCCGCCATCACCGGCGACGTGAGCGCTGACGCGCTGCTGCTCTTCCTCATCATCTTCGCCTGGACGCCGCCGCACTTCTGGTCGCTGGCCCTCTATCGCAGCGCCGACTACGCGCGCGCGGGTCTTCCGATGTTGCCGGTGACGCACGGGTCGGAATTCACCCGCCTGTCGGTGCTGCTGTATACATGCATCCTGCTGGGCGTCACGCTGCTGCCCTTCGCCACCCGCATGAGCGGATTGCCTTACCTCCTTGCTGCGCTGGGGCTCGGGGCCGTCTTCCTGCGCCATGCGTGGGGGTTGTATGTGAGCTACAGCGACGGCCGCGCGCGGAAGACTTTCCGCTACTCCATCCTTTACCTCTTCTTGCTCTTTGCGGCGCTCCTGGCGGATCATTACCTCCGGTTCTGA